GCGACCGAGCGGCCGGAGAACGTGCGGCTCGTGTTCCTGCTGAGCGACGGGGAGAACACCCGCGCCTCCGGGTCCAATCCGGACACCGTGGCCTCCTTCGCCCCGCTCGCGCCCCTCGTGGACGGTGGCGCCGTGCTCGGCTACGGCACGAGCGAGGGCGGGCAGATGCCGCTCGTGACCGGCAGCGGGAGCTCGAGCAGCGAGCGGATCATCGACCCCGCCACCGGCGAACCGGCGATCTCCCGGATCGACGAGAACGCCCTGCGGACCGTGGCCGCCGAACTGGGCATCGAGTACCTGCACCGCATCGACGACTCCTCGCTCGACTCGCTCGCCGACGACGTCGACCTCTCGACGATCACCGGCGACGGGCGCCGCGACATCCTCACCTACGAGGGCTTCTACTGGATCGCCGCCCTCGCGGTGGCCGGGCTGCTCGGGTGGGAAGCGTGGAGCCTCGTGCGGGAGGTGCCCAAGCGCTCGTGGATGCGGGGCCGGGCCGCGCGGTCCCGGGCCGCGTCCGGCGGTGCCGGTGGCCACGGCGGTGCCGGTCGCAGCACGGACGGCGGCGGGATCGGCTCCGGACCGTCCGGCGGTCTCGACACCGCACCGTCCGCGGCGGCGTCCCACCTCGTGGGCGAGTCGCGGCAGATGGCGGGGAGACGACCATGAGTTCGACGCTCACACCACCGGCCTGGCTGC
The window above is part of the Pseudactinotalea sp. HY158 genome. Proteins encoded here:
- a CDS encoding VWA domain-containing protein: MSLQPLWPIWLLAVVFVPLAALAVWQLARSRGPRRMDWIRRCALLAVVVFIGLGPSTQARIPDGLTSNAELYFVVDRTGSMGALDYSGDEPRLAGVRADMEALTDVFPAASYSILAFDSTATQQLPLTTDARAVRSWAETVTPELSAYSAGSSIDRPLEALTTTLERAATERPENVRLVFLLSDGENTRASGSNPDTVASFAPLAPLVDGGAVLGYGTSEGGQMPLVTGSGSSSSERIIDPATGEPAISRIDENALRTVAAELGIEYLHRIDDSSLDSLADDVDLSTITGDGRRDILTYEGFYWIAALAVAGLLGWEAWSLVREVPKRSWMRGRAARSRAASGGAGGHGGAGRSTDGGGIGSGPSGGLDTAPSAAASHLVGESRQMAGRRP